In Panacibacter ginsenosidivorans, the following proteins share a genomic window:
- a CDS encoding sugar phosphate isomerase/epimerase family protein: MKKAILPVLLLNLFFAACNSGQQSSATSDSTATTASTVDPSKDWKFGVALWTFHDVDFPPALDKVDSVGLKYIEPNTFTRAGAELKDSIIMSLSPAGIEKLKALIAQKGLTCESIYIAGDTTLKSWVKQFDIAKQFGVQFVTTEPPLNMWNQVDSLAGAYGIKVAIHEHWNGFSHYWDTDTTLMAIKDHPNFYVCADLGHWPKSGVDPLDAVKKLSGHIIAVHFKDIAAYNDPKLKDVVTGTGVVKFPEIFAELKRQNFNGHIYIERDSIEPAGNVASVMQEIKYYNDQVSKLK; the protein is encoded by the coding sequence ATGAAAAAAGCGATCTTGCCTGTATTATTACTTAACCTCTTTTTTGCTGCCTGTAACAGTGGCCAACAATCCAGTGCAACCTCAGATTCAACTGCAACAACTGCCTCAACTGTTGATCCTTCGAAAGACTGGAAATTTGGTGTGGCGTTATGGACATTTCATGATGTGGACTTCCCGCCGGCATTGGATAAGGTTGACAGTGTTGGTTTAAAATATATTGAGCCCAACACTTTTACAAGAGCCGGTGCTGAATTAAAAGATTCTATTATTATGTCGCTATCTCCTGCGGGAATAGAAAAACTGAAAGCGTTGATTGCGCAGAAAGGGTTAACGTGCGAATCAATTTACATAGCTGGTGACACCACTTTAAAATCATGGGTAAAACAATTCGATATTGCGAAACAATTTGGCGTACAATTCGTAACTACCGAGCCGCCATTGAATATGTGGAACCAGGTTGATAGTCTTGCGGGTGCTTACGGAATTAAAGTAGCAATACATGAGCATTGGAATGGCTTTAGTCATTATTGGGATACTGATACAACATTGATGGCAATAAAAGATCATCCAAACTTTTATGTATGTGCAGATCTTGGGCACTGGCCCAAGAGCGGAGTAGATCCGTTGGATGCTGTTAAGAAATTAAGCGGTCATATTATTGCGGTACATTTTAAAGATATTGCTGCATACAATGACCCAAAATTGAAAGATGTGGTTACAGGAACAGGTGTGGTAAAATTTCCTGAAATATTTGCTGAACTGAAGAGGCAAAATTTTAACGGGCATATTTATATAGAAAGAGATTCGATAGAACCGGCAGGCAATGTAGCTTCTGTAATGCAGGAAATAAAATATTATAACGACCAGGTAAGTAAGCTAAAGTAA
- a CDS encoding glycoside hydrolase family 127 protein, whose product MRSAITILASIICIDAANAQSIQHFDPVVFSRVNITDHFWKPKMDLVATTTLNACIYQTEVATPRLRNFEKVARKKGEKHEGIFYDDSDVFKALEAMSYSIANDHDSALEAKADEWIDKIAAAQLPDGYLNTYFTLNDLSLRWTDMSMHEDYNAGHMIEAAVAYYNATGKRKFLDICIKWADYFDSVFGPGKRHWVTGHEELELALVKLYRVTGNKKYLNLSHWLLEERGHGYAHGYTWTDWKDTAYAQDVLPVSQQTEITGHAVRAMYLYTGAADVAAQTGDTSYMNAMKNVWNDVVGRNMYITGGIGSSGGNEGFSKDYDLPNEYAYCETCASVGMVFWNQRMNALTGESKYMDVLERSLYNGALDGISISGDHFFYGNPLASNGQNSRREWFGTACCPANIARLIASLGNYIYANNEKDIWVNLFVGSNTNIALKKGNVGIRMETNYPWDGNINITAQPDKKMQYALHIRIPGWAVNTPVPGDLYGYTDHYNDSVTILVNGKPATYNTELGYAVIDREWKKGDVVTMLLPMQVRKIVARSEVTADANRIALQRGPLVYCVEMKDNNEGVWNLLLPQSSTFIIVNSNVLTEKIVALEAKASVIVAAADGNSVNTQTTTIKAIPYYTWANRGNNAMQVWLPTKVTAIKIN is encoded by the coding sequence ATGAGATCTGCCATCACTATTCTTGCATCAATAATATGTATTGATGCAGCAAACGCACAAAGCATTCAGCATTTTGATCCTGTTGTTTTTTCAAGAGTAAATATTACAGATCATTTTTGGAAGCCTAAAATGGATCTCGTAGCAACTACTACACTTAATGCATGCATTTACCAAACGGAAGTGGCTACGCCACGCCTTAGAAATTTTGAAAAAGTGGCAAGAAAGAAAGGCGAGAAACATGAAGGGATTTTTTATGATGACAGCGATGTATTCAAGGCACTGGAAGCAATGTCTTATTCAATAGCCAATGATCATGATTCTGCGCTGGAAGCAAAAGCAGATGAATGGATAGATAAAATTGCTGCGGCACAATTACCGGATGGCTACCTGAATACCTATTTTACTTTGAATGATCTTAGCCTGCGATGGACGGACATGAGTATGCATGAAGATTATAATGCCGGTCATATGATTGAAGCTGCAGTTGCCTATTACAATGCAACCGGCAAAAGAAAATTTTTAGATATATGTATTAAATGGGCTGATTATTTTGATTCTGTTTTTGGTCCCGGTAAAAGGCATTGGGTTACCGGTCACGAAGAACTCGAACTGGCACTTGTGAAATTGTATCGTGTAACGGGTAATAAAAAATATTTAAACCTATCGCATTGGTTACTTGAAGAACGTGGGCATGGCTATGCGCATGGTTATACATGGACCGACTGGAAAGACACTGCTTATGCACAGGATGTGTTGCCGGTAAGTCAGCAAACAGAGATAACAGGGCACGCCGTAAGGGCAATGTATCTCTATACCGGTGCTGCCGATGTAGCCGCACAAACCGGCGACACCAGCTATATGAATGCGATGAAAAATGTATGGAATGATGTTGTAGGCCGGAACATGTACATCACCGGCGGTATTGGTTCATCGGGCGGTAATGAAGGTTTTAGTAAAGATTATGATCTTCCGAATGAATATGCTTATTGCGAAACCTGTGCATCCGTAGGCATGGTTTTCTGGAACCAGCGCATGAACGCATTGACAGGCGAAAGCAAATACATGGATGTGCTTGAAAGAAGTTTATACAATGGTGCACTTGATGGCATTTCTATTAGTGGCGATCATTTCTTTTATGGTAACCCACTTGCTTCAAATGGGCAGAATAGCAGGCGTGAGTGGTTTGGCACAGCGTGTTGTCCGGCTAATATTGCACGATTGATCGCTTCTCTCGGTAATTATATTTACGCGAATAATGAAAAAGATATCTGGGTGAATCTTTTTGTAGGCAGCAACACAAATATTGCATTAAAAAAGGGAAATGTTGGCATACGCATGGAAACAAATTATCCCTGGGATGGTAATATAAATATTACTGCGCAACCTGATAAGAAAATGCAATATGCATTACATATACGCATTCCAGGTTGGGCGGTAAATACGCCGGTGCCCGGGGATCTGTATGGATACACTGATCATTACAATGATTCAGTAACAATTCTTGTAAATGGGAAACCTGCTACTTACAATACAGAACTTGGCTATGCTGTAATTGACCGGGAATGGAAAAAAGGCGATGTTGTTACCATGCTGTTGCCAATGCAGGTAAGAAAGATTGTTGCCAGGTCAGAAGTTACCGCTGATGCAAACAGGATCGCATTACAACGTGGACCACTTGTTTACTGCGTAGAAATGAAAGATAATAATGAAGGTGTATGGAATTTGTTGCTGCCACAAAGCTCTACATTTATCATAGTAAATTCTAATGTATTGACTGAAAAGATAGTTGCACTGGAAGCAAAGGCATCTGTGATTGTTGCCGCCGCTGATGGCAATTCCGTAAATACTCAAACAACAACCATTAAAGCAATTCCTTATTACACATGGGCAAACCGCGGCAATAATGCCATGCAGGTATGGTTACCCACAAAAGTAACTGCCATAAAAATCAATTGA
- a CDS encoding DUF2158 domain-containing protein, whose product MANKFKAGDKVVLKTGSPLMTVKGHAESHTSNGNIAIIDRYECIWSDGKKAQQAVFVEDILKMVEAAK is encoded by the coding sequence ATGGCAAACAAATTTAAAGCAGGCGATAAAGTAGTCTTAAAAACCGGCAGCCCCCTAATGACCGTGAAAGGTCATGCTGAATCTCATACTTCTAATGGGAACATCGCCATTATAGACAGGTATGAATGTATTTGGAGCGACGGCAAAAAAGCACAACAGGCAGTATTTGTAGAAGATATTTTAAAAATGGTTGAAGCCGCCAAATAA
- a CDS encoding glycosyl hydrolase encodes MKGTYKCATQGTMPPAPKMATQNSTMTAHDGCIIIVFYIYRIKLVMMKKIFLFSAATLLSVVAFSQTNSTSKDSVYANFKTPPNSAKPRVWWHWMNGNITQYGIRKDLEWMHRVGIGGFQNFDAALATPQIVEKRLTYMTPEWKDAFRFTAKLADSLHLEMAIAGSPGWSESGGPWVKPEDGMKKIVWTETRVAGGTSNIKIPSQKGVTGPIQNIPMQPGFGETVDASKLSLFYKDIAVVAYKLPETDKSLSELNAVVTSSGGNFILQQLTDGDLGTTNLLPRDTVAGFGWIQFAFQQPQTIKAITMVGGGNPGVFGMGADAKDSRKLEASDDGVNYKLICIIPPGAVLEQTITIPPTTAKYFRVTVKNPPMATNPGAAFGFGGPVKDIGGTEIAEIVLHTADRINMIEEKDAFAPVGDLDKKTTTSANDVVATNDIIDLTNKLNTDGTLNWTAPAGEWNIVRFGYSLMGITNHPASPEATGLEVDKLDPVAIKNYFENYLDQYKDATGGLMGSKGGLQYMITDSWEAGAQNWTANLPAEFQKRRGYSIIPWLPVLTGQVIKSAQASEQFLFDFRHTLSELVAGYHYDGLTKILAAHGMKRYSESHEDGRALIADGMEVKRSAAIPMSALWTPNAFINGNDQTKHTVDIRESASVAHIYGQNLVAAESLTALGIGGTAWSYYPENLKPSVDLELASGLNRFVIHCSPHQPVDDKIPGLGLGPFGQWYTRHETWAEQAVAWNAYLSRSSYMLQQGKFVADIVYYYGEDNNITSLFGKKPPVIPEGYNYDYINADALINVLTFKDDKLTTPSGMSYRVLVLDSNATKMSLPVLRKISALVKAGATVAGVKPISTPSLADDQNEFNKLVNEIWSSFNAKVTEGKSLSDVLNVPPDFTYTKPQNNTKLLYVHRKTNDRDIYWINSRTSDVQDLEATFRVDGKVPELWFAETGKTEPLSYSIANGVTKVKLHMEPNDAFFIVFKDKATKASVELPALKVKELATISSEWNIDFQKNRGAPASVKVNDLTSWSDNTDAGIKYFSGTGTYTKTITASADWFKKDVELWLNLGDVKNLAEVIVNGKSLGILWKKPFRVNITSALKPGANTVVVKVTNLWVNRLIGDAQPNVTNKITYTTMPFYQANSKLQSSGLLGPVQIISVDRK; translated from the coding sequence ATGAAGGGAACGTATAAGTGTGCGACGCAAGGAACGATGCCACCTGCGCCAAAGATGGCTACCCAAAATTCAACCATGACGGCGCATGATGGTTGTATAATTATCGTGTTCTACATTTATCGCATCAAACTTGTCATGATGAAAAAAATCTTTCTCTTTTCTGCTGCAACACTATTATCAGTTGTTGCTTTTTCTCAAACAAACAGTACTTCTAAAGACAGTGTATATGCGAACTTTAAAACACCACCAAACAGCGCAAAGCCACGTGTGTGGTGGCATTGGATGAATGGCAACATAACTCAATACGGCATTCGCAAAGATCTTGAATGGATGCATCGTGTTGGCATTGGCGGTTTTCAGAATTTTGACGCTGCATTGGCTACACCGCAGATCGTAGAGAAGCGTTTAACATACATGACGCCTGAGTGGAAAGATGCGTTCAGGTTTACTGCAAAGCTTGCAGATTCTTTGCATCTTGAAATGGCAATTGCAGGTTCACCTGGCTGGAGTGAAAGTGGTGGTCCGTGGGTAAAACCGGAAGATGGCATGAAAAAAATTGTATGGACAGAAACACGTGTTGCAGGCGGAACGTCTAACATTAAAATACCTTCGCAAAAAGGTGTTACCGGTCCCATTCAGAATATTCCTATGCAACCGGGTTTTGGCGAAACTGTTGATGCTTCAAAACTTTCTTTATTTTATAAAGACATTGCAGTTGTTGCTTACAAATTACCGGAAACAGACAAATCATTAAGTGAATTAAATGCCGTGGTTACATCAAGCGGTGGGAATTTTATATTACAACAATTAACAGATGGGGATCTTGGTACCACTAATCTTTTACCAAGAGATACAGTTGCCGGTTTTGGTTGGATACAATTTGCTTTTCAACAACCGCAAACCATTAAAGCAATAACAATGGTAGGCGGCGGTAATCCCGGTGTTTTTGGAATGGGTGCTGATGCGAAAGATAGCCGCAAACTTGAAGCAAGTGACGATGGTGTTAACTATAAACTTATTTGTATCATACCGCCAGGTGCAGTATTAGAACAAACAATTACCATACCTCCAACCACTGCAAAATATTTTCGCGTTACGGTAAAAAATCCTCCAATGGCTACTAACCCGGGCGCAGCCTTTGGTTTTGGCGGACCTGTAAAAGATATTGGTGGTACTGAAATAGCAGAAATTGTTTTGCATACTGCAGATCGCATAAACATGATAGAAGAGAAAGATGCATTTGCTCCTGTTGGTGATTTGGATAAAAAAACAACTACAAGTGCAAATGATGTTGTTGCTACGAATGATATCATTGATCTTACCAATAAACTGAATACAGATGGAACATTAAACTGGACTGCTCCTGCCGGAGAATGGAATATTGTTCGCTTTGGTTATTCGCTGATGGGCATCACTAATCACCCTGCTTCTCCCGAAGCAACAGGTTTGGAAGTTGATAAATTAGATCCTGTTGCTATCAAAAATTATTTTGAAAATTATCTTGATCAATATAAAGATGCAACTGGTGGTTTGATGGGAAGCAAAGGTGGTTTGCAATATATGATCACAGATAGCTGGGAAGCTGGTGCACAAAACTGGACAGCCAATCTCCCTGCAGAATTTCAGAAACGCAGAGGTTATAGTATTATTCCATGGTTGCCTGTCTTAACAGGGCAAGTAATAAAAAGTGCACAGGCAAGTGAACAGTTCCTGTTTGATTTCAGGCATACACTCAGTGAACTTGTTGCAGGATATCATTACGATGGCTTGACGAAAATTCTTGCAGCGCATGGCATGAAACGTTATTCAGAATCGCATGAAGATGGTCGTGCATTGATTGCGGATGGTATGGAAGTGAAAAGATCAGCTGCTATACCTATGTCTGCACTGTGGACACCCAATGCTTTTATAAATGGAAACGATCAAACAAAACATACTGTTGATATCCGTGAGTCTGCATCTGTTGCACATATCTACGGACAAAATCTTGTAGCCGCTGAAAGCCTTACTGCGCTTGGTATTGGAGGTACAGCATGGTCTTATTACCCTGAAAACTTAAAACCAAGTGTGGACCTTGAATTGGCAAGTGGCTTGAACAGGTTTGTGATTCACTGCTCCCCGCATCAACCGGTAGATGATAAAATTCCGGGGCTTGGTCTTGGGCCATTCGGGCAGTGGTACACACGTCATGAAACATGGGCTGAGCAGGCAGTAGCATGGAATGCTTATTTATCACGCAGCAGCTACATGTTACAACAAGGGAAATTTGTTGCAGATATTGTTTACTATTATGGAGAAGACAATAACATAACTTCTTTATTTGGTAAGAAGCCTCCCGTTATTCCTGAAGGATATAATTACGATTACATCAACGCAGATGCACTCATCAATGTGTTAACATTTAAAGATGATAAACTCACTACACCAAGTGGTATGAGTTACCGTGTACTGGTGCTTGATAGCAACGCAACAAAAATGTCGTTGCCTGTACTGCGTAAAATAAGTGCATTGGTAAAAGCAGGTGCAACTGTTGCAGGCGTTAAACCAATATCAACACCAAGCCTGGCAGATGACCAAAATGAATTCAATAAACTCGTTAATGAAATATGGTCTTCATTCAATGCAAAAGTTACTGAAGGAAAATCTTTGAGTGATGTGCTGAATGTACCACCTGATTTTACTTATACAAAACCACAGAACAATACAAAGTTGTTATACGTTCACCGCAAAACAAATGACCGTGATATTTATTGGATAAACAGCAGAACCAGTGATGTACAGGATCTCGAAGCAACATTCCGTGTTGATGGAAAAGTGCCTGAGTTATGGTTTGCAGAAACAGGAAAAACAGAACCACTTTCTTACAGTATTGCAAATGGTGTTACAAAAGTTAAACTGCACATGGAACCAAACGATGCATTCTTCATCGTGTTCAAAGACAAAGCAACAAAAGCTTCTGTTGAGTTACCTGCTCTTAAAGTAAAAGAGCTTGCAACAATAAGCAGCGAATGGAATATTGATTTTCAAAAGAACCGCGGTGCGCCTGCTTCTGTTAAAGTAAATGATCTCACTTCATGGTCTGATAATACTGATGCTGGTATAAAATATTTTTCTGGTACCGGCACTTATACAAAAACAATTACTGCATCTGCAGATTGGTTTAAAAAAGATGTTGAACTGTGGTTGAACCTTGGCGATGTAAAGAATCTTGCAGAAGTAATTGTGAACGGTAAATCATTGGGCATTCTCTGGAAAAAACCTTTCCGTGTTAATATCACCAGTGCATTGAAGCCCGGCGCAAACACTGTGGTGGTAAAGGTTACCAACCTTTGGGTAAACCGCCTGATCGGCGATGCACAGCCAAATGTTACCAATAAAATTACTTACACAACCATGCCTTTCTACCAGGCAAATTCAAAATTGCAGTCATCAGGTTTGTTGGGTCCGGTGCAGATAATATCTGTTGACAGAAAGTAA
- a CDS encoding Dabb family protein codes for MIKHSVIFKLKYPEDSVEAQNFFKSAKELASISGVQNFESLRQTSKKNNYDFGFSMEFTNRILYEEYNKHPLHVNFIQEYWLPCVAEFMETDYEPMDA; via the coding sequence ATGATTAAGCATAGCGTTATTTTCAAACTGAAGTATCCCGAAGATTCTGTTGAAGCGCAAAATTTTTTTAAGTCAGCAAAAGAACTGGCGTCTATTTCCGGCGTTCAAAATTTTGAAAGCCTGCGGCAAACAAGTAAGAAAAATAATTACGATTTTGGATTCTCTATGGAGTTTACAAATAGAATTTTATATGAAGAGTACAATAAACATCCGCTGCATGTAAATTTTATACAGGAATACTGGCTACCTTGTGTTGCAGAATTTATGGAAACTGATTATGAGCCAATGGATGCATAA
- a CDS encoding alpha/beta hydrolase encodes MKKLLSVLFIFIAFYSNAQTVIPLYNGAAPGSENWNWDETQIKADIGTIISDVSHPSITAYVPANPNGTAVIIAPGGAFHVLAFDLEGTEVAKRLNAKGIIAFVLKYRVVHNDPAHPENSIGALMSSGNFKKLDSLNAPVVPLAMQDGLTAVKYVREHAAEYKIDPNKIGFMGFSAGGTVTMSVVYSATDESRPNFVAPIYAYEKAIIGSIVPSAKTPIFITAASDDDLGLATHSVHIYLKWLEAKQPAELHMYEQGKHGFGTKKQGLPVDAWMDRFADWLAMHNLIK; translated from the coding sequence ATGAAAAAGCTACTATCAGTCTTATTTATATTTATTGCATTTTATTCAAATGCACAAACAGTAATTCCATTATACAATGGTGCAGCACCCGGTTCTGAAAACTGGAACTGGGATGAGACACAGATCAAAGCTGATATCGGCACTATTATATCGGATGTTTCGCATCCTTCCATAACAGCCTACGTGCCTGCAAATCCAAATGGCACAGCCGTGATCATTGCGCCAGGTGGTGCGTTTCATGTGCTTGCTTTTGATCTCGAAGGAACTGAAGTGGCAAAACGTTTAAATGCAAAAGGCATTATTGCTTTTGTTTTAAAATATCGCGTGGTGCATAATGATCCTGCGCATCCTGAGAACAGTATTGGCGCATTAATGTCAAGCGGAAATTTTAAAAAGCTCGATTCACTCAATGCACCTGTTGTGCCACTAGCCATGCAGGATGGGTTGACTGCAGTAAAATATGTACGTGAGCATGCAGCCGAATATAAAATTGATCCAAATAAAATTGGCTTTATGGGTTTCTCTGCCGGTGGAACTGTAACCATGTCTGTCGTGTACAGCGCCACAGATGAAAGCCGCCCGAATTTTGTTGCGCCCATTTATGCGTATGAAAAAGCTATCATTGGCTCAATAGTGCCATCTGCAAAAACGCCCATTTTTATTACTGCCGCAAGCGATGATGATCTTGGTCTTGCAACACACAGTGTTCATATTTATTTAAAATGGCTTGAAGCAAAACAGCCTGCGGAACTGCACATGTATGAACAAGGCAAACATGGTTTTGGTACAAAGAAGCAAGGCCTTCCTGTTGATGCATGGATGGACAGGTTTGCAGACTGGCTTGCGATGCATAATTTGATAAAATAA
- a CDS encoding alpha-L-rhamnosidase: MKKAIVLTAILQLFVLVNFAQLKVQYLLTENLTNPIGLDVTQPRFSWQLVAGARRNVMQSAYEIMVSSPKGNVWKSGKVMSDSSVHVMYKGVPLQSGTKYTWEVRVWDNSGSKPSAWSEPAFFQTALLNVADWKAKWIAPGYVEDSVMRPSPYFRKEFATKKKISAAVAYITAHGMYEAQINGVRVGDAYLTPGWTSYKKRLQYQTYDVSNLLKNGSNAIGVTLGSGWYRGIIGFTNSINVYGKDIALLMQLEITYSDGSKEIIVSDDSWKSSTGAIRYAEIYNGETIDARMEKKGWSNPGYDDKDWDDVKVMDYSMNVLLAEYNEPVKMHETFKPVKIFTTPRGEKVIDFGQNLVGWVVVKVKGNAGDKITLSHAEVLDKEGNVYLDNLREAKAQDTYILKGGEEETFHPHFTWQGFRYCKVEDYPGEITADNFEAVTLYSDMTPTGTFTSSNALINQLQHNIQWGQRGNFLDVPTDCPQRDERLGWTGDAQAFSRTASFNFRVNNFFTKWLKDLEADQQNGVVPFVIPNVLGAAISSAGWADVATIAPWNMYLAYGDKRILENQYSSMKAYVESIRKIAKNDLWNTGFHFGDWLFYRPEDDNDGRAAVTDKYLIAQCFYANSTQLLINAAKVLGNTKDVDEYTNLLQHIKDAFNKEYVTESGRLVSSTQTAYVLALNFDMLPENQRRQAAQRLADNVKSYGNHLTTGFLGTPYLCHVLTRFGFTDVAYKLLLQDTYPSWLYPVKMGATTIWERWDGEKPDSTFQTPGMNSFNHYAYGAIGDWMYRKMVGLDTYEDGVGYKHIKIQPHIGGDFTNASASLKTYYGTVSSGWKINADKILMDVTIPANTTATIYLPASTAGSVMESGKALSTDIRVNGVEDGYVVINVGSGKYHFEVPKITTLASSINVDDYIGKYKTGGGMVDMIEIVAENGKLIAKVRTNSGELQPVKDAKDKFTSADGSTVTFTRDATSKVVKIKMDALGMTFEGVKQ; encoded by the coding sequence ATGAAGAAAGCAATTGTATTAACAGCAATTCTACAGTTATTTGTTCTTGTAAATTTTGCACAATTAAAAGTGCAATATCTGCTAACGGAAAATCTTACCAATCCCATTGGTCTTGATGTAACACAACCTCGTTTTAGCTGGCAACTGGTTGCCGGTGCAAGAAGAAATGTAATGCAATCGGCTTATGAGATCATGGTGTCTTCACCCAAAGGAAATGTTTGGAAGAGTGGCAAAGTAATGAGCGATTCTTCTGTGCATGTAATGTATAAAGGTGTGCCTCTGCAAAGCGGCACAAAATATACATGGGAAGTTCGTGTGTGGGATAACAGCGGAAGCAAGCCTTCAGCATGGAGTGAGCCCGCATTTTTTCAGACAGCATTATTAAATGTTGCTGACTGGAAAGCAAAATGGATTGCACCAGGTTATGTAGAAGATTCTGTAATGCGGCCAAGTCCATATTTCAGGAAGGAATTTGCTACAAAGAAAAAAATAAGTGCTGCTGTTGCGTACATCACTGCTCATGGCATGTATGAAGCGCAGATAAATGGCGTTCGTGTCGGTGATGCATATTTAACGCCGGGCTGGACTTCTTATAAAAAGCGTTTGCAGTATCAAACCTATGATGTTTCGAATCTATTAAAGAACGGAAGCAATGCAATTGGCGTAACACTTGGCAGCGGCTGGTATCGTGGCATTATTGGGTTTACGAATAGCATTAATGTTTATGGAAAAGATATTGCATTATTAATGCAGCTTGAAATAACCTATTCAGATGGCTCTAAAGAAATAATTGTTTCAGATGATTCGTGGAAATCATCAACCGGTGCTATCCGTTATGCAGAAATATATAACGGAGAAACTATTGATGCACGCATGGAAAAGAAAGGCTGGAGCAATCCCGGTTATGACGATAAAGACTGGGATGATGTAAAAGTTATGGATTATTCAATGAATGTGTTGCTTGCAGAATATAATGAACCTGTAAAAATGCATGAAACATTCAAGCCTGTAAAAATATTTACCACACCAAGAGGAGAGAAGGTGATAGACTTCGGGCAGAACCTTGTTGGTTGGGTAGTGGTAAAAGTAAAAGGCAATGCAGGAGATAAGATAACACTTTCACATGCCGAAGTACTAGATAAAGAAGGTAATGTTTATCTCGATAATCTCCGTGAAGCAAAAGCACAGGACACTTATATTTTAAAAGGTGGTGAAGAAGAAACATTTCATCCGCATTTTACCTGGCAGGGTTTTCGTTATTGCAAAGTAGAAGATTACCCCGGAGAAATTACTGCAGATAATTTTGAAGCGGTTACGTTGTATTCCGATATGACACCAACAGGCACCTTCACTTCTTCTAATGCACTTATTAATCAACTGCAACATAATATTCAATGGGGCCAAAGAGGAAACTTTCTTGATGTGCCAACTGATTGTCCCCAAAGAGATGAAAGACTTGGCTGGACCGGTGATGCGCAGGCATTTTCAAGAACAGCCTCTTTTAATTTCCGTGTAAATAACTTCTTTACAAAATGGTTGAAAGACCTTGAAGCAGATCAGCAAAATGGTGTGGTGCCTTTTGTAATTCCAAATGTATTAGGAGCAGCAATTAGCAGCGCAGGCTGGGCAGATGTTGCCACCATTGCTCCATGGAATATGTATTTGGCTTATGGCGATAAAAGAATTTTAGAAAACCAATACAGCAGCATGAAAGCTTATGTGGAAAGCATTCGCAAGATCGCAAAGAATGATCTCTGGAATACGGGCTTTCATTTTGGCGATTGGTTATTCTATCGTCCCGAAGATGACAATGATGGCCGTGCTGCAGTTACCGATAAATATTTAATTGCGCAATGTTTCTATGCAAACTCAACTCAGTTGTTGATCAACGCTGCAAAAGTATTGGGCAACACCAAAGATGTTGATGAGTATACGAATCTTTTGCAGCATATAAAAGATGCATTCAATAAAGAATATGTTACAGAAAGTGGAAGACTCGTTTCAAGTACGCAAACTGCTTATGTGCTTGCACTCAACTTTGATATGCTGCCTGAAAACCAACGCCGGCAGGCTGCGCAGCGTTTGGCTGATAATGTAAAAAGTTATGGTAATCACCTTACAACGGGTTTTCTTGGCACGCCATATCTCTGTCATGTGTTAACGCGTTTTGGGTTTACAGATGTTGCTTATAAATTGTTATTGCAGGATACTTATCCTTCATGGTTGTATCCTGTAAAGATGGGTGCCACAACGATCTGGGAAAGATGGGACGGCGAAAAACCTGACAGTACTTTTCAAACACCGGGTATGAATTCATTCAACCACTATGCGTATGGTGCTATCGGCGATTGGATGTATCGCAAGATGGTTGGTCTTGATACATACGAAGATGGTGTTGGTTATAAGCACATAAAAATTCAACCACATATCGGGGGAGATTTTACAAATGCATCGGCTTCTCTTAAAACTTATTATGGAACTGTTAGCAGCGGATGGAAAATTAATGCTGATAAAATTTTAATGGATGTTACTATTCCTGCAAACACAACTGCAACAATTTATTTACCTGCTTCAACTGCAGGTTCAGTAATGGAAAGTGGCAAGGCATTGAGTACAGATATCAGGGTAAATGGTGTTGAAGATGGTTATGTTGTAATAAATGTTGGTTCCGGTAAATATCATTTTGAAGTGCCAAAAATTACAACACTTGCAAGCAGTATAAACGTTGACGACTACATTGGAAAATATAAAACGGGTGGCGGCATGGTTGATATGATTGAGATCGTTGCAGAGAATGGAAAGCTGATTGCAAAAGTAAGAACCAACAGCGGCGAACTTCAGCCGGTAAAAGATGCGAAAGATAAATTTACCAGTGCGGATGGTTCTACTGTTACATTTACAAGAGATGCAACTAGCAAAGTTGTAAAAATAAAAATGGATGCACTGGGTATGACGTTCGAAGGTGTGAAGCAATAA